In Pristis pectinata isolate sPriPec2 chromosome 2, sPriPec2.1.pri, whole genome shotgun sequence, the sequence TTCTGATTGTCTCTCAGATCCTGGTTGAGGAATGCACTGATCGACTCTTGTCAGCTGCTGAAGCAGGCAAACTGGCAGCTGTGCTCAGTCAATACAACCCACTCTTCGTGCTGACAAACCTGGTGAGTATGGAACATGAAGCAGGTTTGGAGAAATATGTTAAGTTACTCCCCAATCAGAGATAAGGACATTATTTTGTTTAAGTCTACCTTCATTGCATTTATGTGACAAGCTTGTAAACTATAACCAAACAAAATGAACCCTTTGGGAAAACACAGCTTGGGTACGGATAGGAATTTATTGAATATCCAAACTCTCTAAGAGCTTGAAAACTGTTGCTTAATGATGTAAGTGAGCAGTGAACTGACATAGGTCAGCAACAGCAGCCTGAAATAATTCTGAGCCTGGGATGTTGATATTGACTTCCATTGTGGCAGCAATCCGCTCACCTGTGCGTATCTGTATCTGAGGTTTCGGGAAGTCACagtttccggcatctgcaatgttttgctttaaGTCTATTGAAAACATTCTGATAGGGAAGATGTGCATTTACCACCAAAACAGTTTGATGTTAATAGTATTAACTGAAgccctttatttcttcctccccaGAACATCTATGGAACATGTCTCCTTTCTTATAGTtttaaggggaaagattcaaagaacGAAAGTCAGTTCTACCTTTTACAAGCAAAAGAGGCTTTTGAAATAGGGCTCCTTACGAAGGGAGATTGTGACGTTATAACAAGTAAACAGGAactgcatggatttgttaaagcaGCATTCTCTCTTACAACTGTGCACAAGTGGCTCACAGGTAACAATGAAATCCTTATGAAGGCAAGACAATTGTGTAAAGAAGCAATGAAAAAATTATACCTGTACAGTACTCAGAACCAGGAAACTTTGGCTCAGGAAATCATGGAGCTGATCAGCCAAATCAAagtttctttgcaaataaaagatcTCTGCAATTCTGATAGTAAGTCTTATGTCCCAGACCACTATAAACATTACTGGGATAAGCCAATAGTGAAAGGAAGGATGGCCTTTGATAAAATCCTAGAAAGGCACAAACAATATCACAGAACAATATGCACAGTGTTTGAAGGTAGTTGTAGAAGACAACAAAATAGCAGTGGGGTCTCAAAATATAGCTGTATAACTGCTTTTAAGACGGAAACCAAAGAGCTTGATACTGCTGATGCCAAAGCAAGCATCCCTCATCAATGTGATCTTGATTTCCCTCATCATTCTGTACCTAAAGAGACAAAAGCAATGCAAAAGAATCAAGAGTTGCGGAACAGGAGCGATGAATTAGCGAATGTGACCAAATTAGAGAACCAATATGCAGGCCCTTTGAAAGACAACAGGGTGTTGCATGTAAACTCAAGGAATGACCAACCACACGTTGTAACAGCCACTGATAAAAACTTGGATGATGTAACCTCTGAGGGCAAGGGCAATGCCAATAAAAGATGCACGGACCATCTGAGTGACAGCCATGGCTCCAGCTCCTCCTCAAAATCCTGGCTGAAAACATCTGGGTCAGGATTATCCGACAGCTGGGAGGAAGTGATCAGCAGCAAAGGCAGTGGATTCCCCCAGAGCAGAAGTAAACACTGTTTGCTGTCCATGGACACGGAATGCTCAACAGTTTTAACTGATGAAATCAGAGAGCATCAGCAGGGTGATCACAATACAGAGAATGAAGATTGTAAGAACAGTACTGCACCATCTGCCATTCCATCAGAACATCCATTGTCTCAAACATATAAACAGCTTAGAGATTCAGATATTAATTGTACTCCAGGTAATATGGGGACAAAAATTCCTTCAGCTTTATCTTCAGAGGAACACGGGTCTTTCAAGATGGCTGGCCCTGATAGAAAGACTGTTgatgacagtgcagaggaccacAAACCAGATACTTGTATAGAGACCCGCAGGCATGATCAGACTTGTAGAGCTACTTGCCAAACCTCGACAACTCATTCAGATTCAGTGAACATTAGGAAAGTTGCCAGGTCCTCTTCAGTAGAGAGTGGCTCATTTGAGATGATTGACACTGAGGCAGATACTGTTGATGACAATGAAAAGGATAATAAGACAAACAATTTTATAGGGTCCCCTGGATGTGCCCAAAATcctcattcttcctcagatcctacTTGTAAAACCGTAATAACTCATTCAGATTCACTGAACATTAGGAAAGTTACCTCAGCTTCTTCAGGAGAGAGTAACTCGTTTGAGATGATTGACATTGATGCAGAAACTGTTGATGACATTCAGAATGATATGGATGATTTTCATCTGGGCACAAGTGAAAATAGCCTTGGAAAATCCTGTTATTCTCAGCCACATTCAAATGCTGCGAAGCCTGTCGTAATTGACAGCGATAATTCAGGGAACTTTATAAAGACAAGCCCGTCTTTATCAGAAAAAAAGGAATCAATTGAATTGATATTAGTTGACCCGACAGCGGAGACGGCTGATGGAACAGAAGAAAGTAATTATTTTCCAATTCCTAAAGGAGTTTCTGAAAGTCTGCATGCAGATGAAAACAAGAAACATGAGACACATCATCATGACGCAATGCAAGTGAAGAATTGCTCTGCTCAATCTGTGTTACCTATCAAGGGATCGGACAAAGACTACAGCAAGGCATCACCAACAGCCGGTGAAAATGCTGACAGCGTCACAAGTAACCAGACTCTGAACAACAGCCTCAACTCCAGCTCTTCCTTCAGATCGTGGTGCAAGTCACTTATTCCAAGCAGTGGTTCCAACCTTAATTACATAAGTTCATCGCTGACTTCAAGCAGCAGTTCCTTTGTGCTACTTTCCAAAAAGAGGCAGACCTTTAACAGACGTGTTATAACTGATGAAGATTATAAGATGTTGTTTGCAGGTGTAACCCACGAGTGGCTTCTGGAGAGAATTACTGGCACTGGAGTATTTTACCCTCACAA encodes:
- the alpk1 gene encoding alpha-protein kinase 1 isoform X1, which translates into the protein MNNQEVVALLQECKQALDAPPSEPSEEDKTEYQQCEASLSADLRTLLEQAKEMKWPFVPERWQYKQEVCPEDKTNLKDIISEKLPDLLVLLKASVSVGDYASAAATVFLIDRFLYWVDASSKLLQVAKGLHKRRMEIPIAPQVVIRQARVSVNSGKLLKAEYILSSLINNVGATGTWVYEKKSDRTLVQAVSVQIRGQILQKLGLWYEAAELIWASILGFYELPQPDKKGISTSLGILADLLVSMSDEDYYRFKKDPQMDLILVEECTDRLLSAAEAGKLAAVLSQYNPLFVLTNLNIYGTCLLSYSFKGKDSKNESQFYLLQAKEAFEIGLLTKGDCDVITSKQELHGFVKAAFSLTTVHKWLTGNNEILMKARQLCKEAMKKLYLYSTQNQETLAQEIMELISQIKVSLQIKDLCNSDSKSYVPDHYKHYWDKPIVKGRMAFDKILERHKQYHRTICTVFEGSCRRQQNSSGVSKYSCITAFKTETKELDTADAKASIPHQCDLDFPHHSVPKETKAMQKNQELRNRSDELANVTKLENQYAGPLKDNRVLHVNSRNDQPHVVTATDKNLDDVTSEGKGNANKRCTDHLSDSHGSSSSSKSWLKTSGSGLSDSWEEVISSKGSGFPQSRSKHCLLSMDTECSTVLTDEIREHQQGDHNTENEDCKNSTAPSAIPSEHPLSQTYKQLRDSDINCTPGNMGTKIPSALSSEEHGSFKMAGPDRKTVDDSAEDHKPDTCIETRRHDQTCRATCQTSTTHSDSVNIRKVARSSSVESGSFEMIDTEADTVDDNEKDNKTNNFIGSPGCAQNPHSSSDPTCKTVITHSDSLNIRKVTSASSGESNSFEMIDIDAETVDDIQNDMDDFHLGTSENSLGKSCYSQPHSNAAKPVVIDSDNSGNFIKTSPSLSEKKESIELILVDPTAETADGTEESNYFPIPKGVSESLHADENKKHETHHHDAMQVKNCSAQSVLPIKGSDKDYSKASPTAGENADSVTSNQTLNNSLNSSSSFRSWCKSLIPSSGSNLNYISSSLTSSSSSFVLLSKKRQTFNRRVITDEDYKMLFAGVTHEWLLERITGTGVFYPHKLKDTCSGLQFKYNKKTNTWTAQETLVYIGKPLAVEKAGAQRTALEIRFLHQEEILGRYVGKQYKRTKELSYHFNDVERQMTAQHYVTEFNKRLYEQQVPTQIYYIPASVLLLLEDDQIVGCVSVEPYMLGKFIKLTNNTKAVHKEYEATMYGLAFGHFTYEFSNQEEIVVDLQGWITGDGKGIIYLTDPQIHSVKKHRGGSNFADKGIGYFLNCQHRECNEICHILTLKNPVRESLEEISSA
- the alpk1 gene encoding alpha-protein kinase 1 isoform X2, with the translated sequence MHPHRNRQKKTRQSTSSAKVLLKASVSVGDYASAAATVFLIDRFLYWVDASSKLLQVAKGLHKRRMEIPIAPQVVIRQARVSVNSGKLLKAEYILSSLINNVGATGTWVYEKKSDRTLVQAVSVQIRGQILQKLGLWYEAAELIWASILGFYELPQPDKKGISTSLGILADLLVSMSDEDYYRFKKDPQMDLILVEECTDRLLSAAEAGKLAAVLSQYNPLFVLTNLNIYGTCLLSYSFKGKDSKNESQFYLLQAKEAFEIGLLTKGDCDVITSKQELHGFVKAAFSLTTVHKWLTGNNEILMKARQLCKEAMKKLYLYSTQNQETLAQEIMELISQIKVSLQIKDLCNSDSKSYVPDHYKHYWDKPIVKGRMAFDKILERHKQYHRTICTVFEGSCRRQQNSSGVSKYSCITAFKTETKELDTADAKASIPHQCDLDFPHHSVPKETKAMQKNQELRNRSDELANVTKLENQYAGPLKDNRVLHVNSRNDQPHVVTATDKNLDDVTSEGKGNANKRCTDHLSDSHGSSSSSKSWLKTSGSGLSDSWEEVISSKGSGFPQSRSKHCLLSMDTECSTVLTDEIREHQQGDHNTENEDCKNSTAPSAIPSEHPLSQTYKQLRDSDINCTPGNMGTKIPSALSSEEHGSFKMAGPDRKTVDDSAEDHKPDTCIETRRHDQTCRATCQTSTTHSDSVNIRKVARSSSVESGSFEMIDTEADTVDDNEKDNKTNNFIGSPGCAQNPHSSSDPTCKTVITHSDSLNIRKVTSASSGESNSFEMIDIDAETVDDIQNDMDDFHLGTSENSLGKSCYSQPHSNAAKPVVIDSDNSGNFIKTSPSLSEKKESIELILVDPTAETADGTEESNYFPIPKGVSESLHADENKKHETHHHDAMQVKNCSAQSVLPIKGSDKDYSKASPTAGENADSVTSNQTLNNSLNSSSSFRSWCKSLIPSSGSNLNYISSSLTSSSSSFVLLSKKRQTFNRRVITDEDYKMLFAGVTHEWLLERITGTGVFYPHKLKDTCSGLQFKYNKKTNTWTAQETLVYIGKPLAVEKAGAQRTALEIRFLHQEEILGRYVGKQYKRTKELSYHFNDVERQMTAQHYVTEFNKRLYEQQVPTQIYYIPASVLLLLEDDQIVGCVSVEPYMLGKFIKLTNNTKAVHKEYEATMYGLAFGHFTYEFSNQEEIVVDLQGWITGDGKGIIYLTDPQIHSVKKHRGGSNFADKGIGYFLNCQHRECNEICHILTLKNPVRESLEEISSA
- the alpk1 gene encoding alpha-protein kinase 1 isoform X3, which translates into the protein MNNQEVVALLQECKQALDAPPSEPSEEDKTEYQQCEASLSADLRTLLEQAKEMKWPFVPERWQYKQEVCPEDKTNLKDIISEKLPDLLVLLKASVSVGDYASAAATVFLIDRFLYWVDASSKLLQVAKGLHKRRMEIPIAPQVVIRQARVSVNSGKLLKAEYILSSLINNVGATGTWVYEKKSDRTLVQAVSVQIRGQILQKLGLWYEAAELIWASILGFYELPQPDKKGISTSLGILADLLVSMSDEDYYRFKKDPQMDLILVEECTDRLLSAAEAGKLAAVLSQYNPLFVLTNLNIYGTCLLSYSFKGKDSKNESQFYLLQAKEAFEIGLLTKGDCDVITSKQELHGFVKAAFSLTTVHKWLTGNNEILMKARQLCKEAMKKLYLYSTQNQETLAQEIMELISQIKVSLQIKDLCNSDSKSYVPDHYKHYWDKPIVKGRMAFDKILERHKQYHRTICTVFEGSCRRQQNSSGVSKYSCITAFKTETKELDTADAKASIPHQCDLDFPHHSVPKETKAMQKNQELRNRSDELANVTKLENQYAGPLKDNRVLHVNSRNDQPHVVTATDKNLDDVTSEGKGNANKRCTDHLSDSHGSSSSSKSWLKTSGSGLSDSWEEVISSKGSGFPQSRSKHCLLSMDTECSTVLTDEIREHQQGDHNTENEDCKNSTAPSAIPSEHPLSQTYKQLRDSDINCTPGNMGTKIPSALSSEEHGSFKMAGPDRKTVDDSAEDHKPDTCIETRRHDQTCRATCQTSTTHSDSVNIRKVARSSSVESGSFEMIDTEADTVDDNEKDNKTNNFIGSPGCAQNPHSSSDPTCKTVITHSDSLNIRKVTSASSGESNSFEMIDIDAETVDDIQNDMDDFHLGTSENSLGKSCYSQPHSNAAKPVVIDSDNSGNFIKTSPSLSEKKESIELILVDPTAETADGTEESNYFPIPKGVSESLHADENKKHETHHHDAMQVKNCSAQSVLPIKGSDKDYSKASPTAGENADSVTSNQTLNNSLNSSSSFRSWCKSLIPSSGSNLNYISSSLTSSSSSFVLLSKKRQTFNRRVITDEDYKMLFAGVTHEWLLERITGTGVFYPHKLKDTCK